In Pan paniscus chromosome 1, NHGRI_mPanPan1-v2.0_pri, whole genome shotgun sequence, the DNA window ccatggtggaagacagtgtggcgattcctcagagatctagaactagaaataccatttgacccagcaatcccattactgggtatatacccaaaggattataaatcatgctgctataaagacacatgcacacgtatgtttactgtggcactattcacaatagcaaagacttggaaccaacccaaatgtccaacaatgatagactggattaagaaaatgtggcacatatacaccatggaatactatgcagccataaaaaaggatgagttcatgtcctttgcagggacatggatgaagctggaaaccatcgttctgagcaaactatcacaaggacagaaaaccaaacactgcacattctcactcataggtgggaattgaacaatgagaatacttggacacagggtggggaacatcacacaccagggcctgtcgtggggtggggggaggggggagggatagcattaggagatatacctaatataaatgacgagttaatgggtacagcagcagcacaccaacatggcacttgtatacatatgtaacaaacttgcacgttgtgcacatgtaccctagaacttaaaagtataatttaaaaaaaaattaaataaataaatctttctctAGAGAAGATAATGATGCTAATAGCTATGTAACTTTCCAAACATGACATCATATTAATATAACAGGCTTAAACACCAGCTAGCAGGGGGAAAAAGTGAAACTACAATACTTACTGTTTACCAGTGAGATCCTACAGAATTCAGTggaaatttatataaaaagtaaataagggATGTAGAAACCAACCTGCTCCTCTGCTATTCTTGAAGTATTCTGAAGTTTCACGATtgttttattgaaagccttttgcatttcttccatttgttttcgGTACCTATGAAGTAAGAATTGGTCTAAATCAGCTTTAATTTCTTACTTATTCCACTTAGTAATGGAAACATACTTCTGATTTTGATATATGAGACAAATCTATTTTTCTTAAAGTGACTCTTATTCAGGCCTATGCAATACAATTCTATTTATCTTCTGCTATGTAAAATTTAGTAATTTCTGTGGTTCCCTTGGGATGCAGATGGAGGTAGGGAAAAGTAAGAGCAGGTATGGGGTAGCTAAGTGGGCATgtcacacatgaacacacacacacacatgattaGCCAATTAATTCTATGTATGGATTAGAAAAATTTCCTACTTCAGATATAAGACTGCCTTGGTGACACCTTATTAGTGGCATTTCAATTTAAGAGATGTAAGAAAACGTGGTGTTTCAGGAACTCTGGACACTTGTGCCTAGATGTTTGCAAAACGTTGGTAGAGAAGCCCTAAGGACAGACAATGGACAcacaaaggataaaaaaaaagagtaaataggTTTAAAAAGCCAGGCCTGGTGTCTTAATGAATTGGCACTGTCTCTGGCACTTAAAAGCAGAAATTATTACAACTAGAACTAGGATGCCGAGACCTGTTTAAAAGAGAGCAAACTGCAAATGTGCCCAATCATCCAGTTCAGTCCATCTCTGTCTTCACTTATCTAAACTCTTAAGTGATATCTGGTCAAATTCCACTAAAAGCTTTAAGGTCTATATACTATCATTTTTTTCCATGAGCCCTCTGGGAATCAAGCAGAAAAGGTGGCTAAAGTTAAGCAACCGAAAAAAGGTGAAAGTGAGTATAGATAATTCAAACTTGTTGCCAGCCTAATAAAAGTGTTTTGTCACTggaaagtacttttaaaattaaaaacaaaaaatcaattcaTTAAGGCACTGATCGGCATTCAAGtagctttctctctcttgctaaAATTGTGCTTACCTCTATTATATCATGAGATAATTAAATCCTCTCCTGTAATCACAGGTCATACTCTATGCTGCTTAACTCACTGTGTGAAGCTGACTGTGCTAATTCATAATAAAGCTTACCTTTGGCTAAGCTCCTCCAGATAGCGACCACTGAGAGACATGTTAACTTCTAAGGCTTTAATACGATTATTAAGTCTCATAAATACTGACTCCTTTTGGTTTGATCCATGTACAAGATTTCCATTAGCATATCCTAGATCTGTAGAATTTTGCAATTCAGCATAAAAATCTGTAGCTGTCCTCTGTAACCCTCTCAAAAGGGCATCTTCTGGAGACTGTTCTTCTTCTTTTACTTCAGGTAATGAAGAAGAATCCACAACAGAAATCAAAGTTTGCTTTGCTGTGTCAGCTATATTCATTTTGGCTTCCCCATCTTCATTGTCGGGTACAGTGGCTGTATTTATTGGTGGCACTATTGTTTCAGACAGCTTTGTGAAAATTTGCATGGAGTTCACATCTTCTTTTATAATATTATCCATTAACTCATTAACTTTATTTGTTTCATAGGTAATAGATGGTTTCTCTATAGAACTAAAGCTCTCAGACTTTTGTTCTGTTTCATTATCGATCTCAACAGAACTCTCTTGGGGAATCACTTGTGATGGTATATGTCCTGTCTCATATTCAACAGACTCAGATACTTCTATTTTAGGCAAGGGATTGATTTCTGGGGTAATATCTAAAAGAACAGACTGAGAAAGAGTTTGAGAATGGCTTGGTTCAAGTTCAACTGCATCTACAGTGTGATTCACCAAGTCATCCTGGTGCATACTACTACTTAAATCACCCAGAACAACAGTTTCAGCTTCCCTttctatattcttattttccAATTCTCCACTCAGAGGTTGCAATACTGAAACATCTACTGATTCCGCAGGAAGTAGTAAGGGTGGTTGAGCTGACACAAGATAATCTTTTCCTTTACTCAAAGCAGTTTGGCTGCGCTGCCGATAAAGAGCAACTCTAACTGAACaccatttatatatgtattctgAAAAACTAGAAATACAACAAATTGTGGTCAGTTCACTGCAAAATATTTGTGTCTC includes these proteins:
- the SUCO gene encoding SUN domain-containing ossification factor isoform X5, which produces MEPSTPDTPKESPIVQLVQEEEEEASPSTVTLLGSGEQEDESSPWFESETQIFCSELTTICCISSFSEYIYKWCSVRVALYRQRSQTALSKGKDYLVSAQPPLLLPAESVDVSVLQPLSGELENKNIEREAETVVLGDLSSSMHQDDLVNHTVDAVELEPSHSQTLSQSVLLDITPEINPLPKIEVSESVEYETGHIPSQVIPQESSVEIDNETEQKSESFSSIEKPSITYETNKVNELMDNIIKEDVNSMQIFTKLSETIVPPINTATVPDNEDGEAKMNIADTAKQTLISVVDSSSLPEVKEEEQSPEDALLRGLQRTATDFYAELQNSTDLGYANGNLVHGSNQKESVFMRLNNRIKALEVNMSLSGRYLEELSQRYRKQMEEMQKAFNKTIVKLQNTSRIAEEQDQRQTEAIQLLQAQLTNMTQLVSNLSATVAELKREVSDRQSYLVISLVLCVVLGLMLCMQHCRNTSQFDGDYISKLPKSNQYPSPKRCFSSYDDMNLKRRTSFPLMRSKSLQLTGKEVDPNDLYIVEPLKFSPEKKKKRCKYKIEKIETIKPEEPLHPIANGDIKGRKPFTNQRDFSNMGEVYHSSYKGPPSEGSSETSSQSEESYFCGISACTSLCNGQSQKTKTEKRALKRRRSKVQDQGKFIKTLIQTKSGSLPSLHDIIKGNKEITVGTFGVTAVSGHI